The sequence CGTTCCCGCCTGCTTCTGCCGTTTGAGCCCGGCGAGATGCTCCTCCCGAAACGGTGTGCGCTTGTCCAGCGCATCGTTGCAGTAGGTGCCCCAGAGCACGAAGCGGGCCATGGCGGAGTGGTGGAGGGCCTCGACCCTATCGGTGCCGGTGCACAAAGCGGAACGCGCTGGCGCCAACGCCACCCTCAGCCCCACCTCAAGGTGATAGGACAGCACGACGACCATCGCGCCCTTCTCCAGCCATGTTGATCCGTGCCGCTGCCCTGGTGTTCCTGGCCTTCGGAGCGCTGGTGTCTGAGCTGCCAGCCGAAGCCAACATGATGGATTTCATGATCCGCAAGTATTGCCTCGCTGCGGTGAATGATGAGGTCAAGGCTTCCGGGAAGCCGGCGCCGGCCGGCATGGCCGACTACACCTGCGACTGCGTGGTGCAGCAGATGAAGAGCGGCAGCAGTCAGGAGCAGGCCAAAACCACCTGCAAGGCCCGCACGGCCAAGAAGTACAACCTCTGAGCCCCCTGGGCCGTCGCCACCGCGGTGTCGTTCCCGGGGGTCAGGGCTGCCGGCGCCAGATCAGCACGCGGTTGTTGGCGGGTAAGGGCAGATCCGCCACCGGCTCCAGCCCCTTTCCCTTGGCCAGCTGAATCAGATCGCGGCTGTCGCGCACGCCCATGGCTGGGTCGATGCTGCGCAGGTGGGCATCAAAGGCAGCGTTGCTCTCCGCCGTGTGCACGCCGTTGTCGCAGAAGGGTCCATAGAGCAGCAGCAGGCCCCCGGGAGCCAGCACCCCGGCGCTGCCGTTGAAAAAGGCCGCCACGGCGGGCTCGCCCATGATGTGGGCGGTGTTGGCACTGAACACGGCGTTGTAGGGCCCTGCCGGCCAGGCGTGTGCCTCCAGCACATCGAGCGCCATCGCCGGCAGCAGCCGCGACCCTGGGGCGGCGTGCTCAGCCCCCTCTGCGTCGATGCGCTCCTGCAGGGGGCCAACCCCTTCGGAACGTTCACTCGGCTGCCAGATCAGCTGCGCCAACTGCCTGGTGAAGGCCACCCCGTGCTGGCCGCTGCCGGAGCCCACCTCCAGCACCGCGCCCCCCGCGGGCAGCCACTGGCGCAGCACCGCCAGGATCGGAGCCGCGTTGCGGTCGCAGGCAGGGGAGTACAGCATCACGGTTCGCTTGAGAAGCTCAGGGGTCCAGTCCGGCCCGCAGCTCGGCGCAGAAGCGGCCAGCGGCCGCGGCCACATCGGCCTGCTGGGTGTGGGCCTCAGCCATCACCCGCACCAGGGCACTGCCCACGATGGCGCCATTGGCTCCCCAGTCGCGCACCTGGCGCACCTGCTCCACCCCGGAGATGCCGAAGCCCACGGCCACCGGGGTGTCTGCCTGCGCCTTGAGCTGGCTCACCAGGGGGCCCACCCGGGCCTCGAGCCCTGCGCGCACGCCCGTGACCCCGGTGACACTGACCAGATAGGTGAAGCCGCGGCTGGCCTGGTGAATGCGGGCCATGCGTTGGGCCGGGGTGGTGGGGGCCACCAGCAGCACCAGATCGAGCCCGGCGGCGGCGGCGATGCCGGAGAGTTTCTCGGCCTCCTCCAGGGGCAGGTCCGGCACCACCAGGCCGGCGGCACCGCTGGCCGCGGCGGCCTGGCAGAAGGCCTCCATGCCCCGGTTGAGCAGTGGATTGCTGTAGGTGAACAGCACCACCGGCAGCCTGAGCTCGCCGCGCAGGCTGGCCAGCATCTCCAGCACCCTGGCGGGGGTGGTGCCGGCCGCCAGGGCCCGGCTGGCCGCCGCCTGAATCACGGGGCCGTCGGCGAGGGGATCGCTGTAGGGAATGCCCAGCTCCACCAGGTCGGCGCCGGCCGCCTCGAGGGCCAGCAGGGCGGCCCGGGTGGTGGCCAGATCCGGATCCCCGGCCATCAGAAACGGCATCAGGGCACAGCGACCCTGCTGCTCCAGCTGATCGAAGCGCTGCTGAATCGGAGTTGGGGCGACGG is a genomic window of Cyanobium sp. NS01 containing:
- a CDS encoding DUF938 domain-containing protein translates to MLYSPACDRNAAPILAVLRQWLPAGGAVLEVGSGSGQHGVAFTRQLAQLIWQPSERSEGVGPLQERIDAEGAEHAAPGSRLLPAMALDVLEAHAWPAGPYNAVFSANTAHIMGEPAVAAFFNGSAGVLAPGGLLLLYGPFCDNGVHTAESNAAFDAHLRSIDPAMGVRDSRDLIQLAKGKGLEPVADLPLPANNRVLIWRRQP
- the trpA gene encoding tryptophan synthase subunit alpha gives rise to the protein MSVAPTPIQQRFDQLEQQGRCALMPFLMAGDPDLATTRAALLALEAAGADLVELGIPYSDPLADGPVIQAAASRALAAGTTPARVLEMLASLRGELRLPVVLFTYSNPLLNRGMEAFCQAAAASGAAGLVVPDLPLEEAEKLSGIAAAAGLDLVLLVAPTTPAQRMARIHQASRGFTYLVSVTGVTGVRAGLEARVGPLVSQLKAQADTPVAVGFGISGVEQVRQVRDWGANGAIVGSALVRVMAEAHTQQADVAAAAGRFCAELRAGLDP